The genomic DNA GATCGCCGAGGTCTGGCTCGACGGCGTCCCGCTCCTGTGCGCGCGCTCGATGTTCGAGGAACACGCCGTCGACGCGGTCCTCGGCGATGTCTCCGATCTCGTCCTCTGCTTCCGCGCGCTCGGGTCGGAGCTCGACCGTCCGGCCAAGCGCGGGCGCTGGCGGCCGCGGATGATCACGCCCGGGTCGCTGCGCCATGTGCGCACGAGCGTCCTCGGCTTCATGCCGGGCTGGTGCCCCGGGATCGACCTCGTCGGTCCCTACCGCCCGCTGACAGTCGAGCCTGTCCGCCCCCGCGCGAGCGCCGCGGATGTGCGTTCCACGCTCGACGGCGACGTCGGGCGCCTCGCCGTGCGCCTGCGGGTCGACGGGCCGGTCGGCCCCGTGATCCTCCGGTGCGGCGGCGAGGAAATCCCGCTCGCCGCGGTCGAGCCGGGGCTGTTCGCGGGCGAGCTGGCGCTGCCGGGCATCGCGCCCTGGTGGCCGCATACTCACGGCGCGCCGAACCTCCACCCGGTGGAGATCCGCGTCGACGGTGCGCGGATCGACCTGGGCCGCGTCGGCTTCCGGACCCTTTCGCTCGCGCGGCCCTTCGAGGAGGGCCTCGCGCTGGCCGTGAACGGCGTGCCGGTCTTCTGCCGGGGCGCCGTCTGGACGCCGCCGGACCTCGTCGGGCTGGGCTCGGACGGCACTGAGACGCTGCTCCGGCTGGCGCGCGAGGCCGGCATGAACATGCTGCGCGTCCCGGGGACGACGCTCTATCCGGCCCCGGACTTCTACGACCTCTGCGACGAGCTCGGCATCCTGGTCTGGCAGGACCTGATGCTCGCCAACTTCGACTACCCGCACGACGATCCGGCCTTCGCGGCCGCGCTCGACCGCGAGCTGTCGGCATTCCTCGACCGGACGCAGACCGCACCGTCGCTCTGCGTGGTCTGCGGCGGCAGCGAGGTCTGGCAGCAGGCGGCGATGCTCGGTGCTCCGCGCGTCGTCTGGGCCGACACCTTCTGCGCGGAGACGCTTCCGCAACGCGTCGCGGAGCGGCGCCCCGATCTCGTCGTGGCGCCGAACTCCCCCTCGGGTGGCGACCTGCCCTTCTCGCCGCGCGCGGGCTGCACCCACTATTTCGGCGTCGGCGCCTATCGTCGTCCGCTCGAGGATGCCCGCCGGGCCGAGGTCGGGTTCGCCAGCGAGTGCCTCGCCTTCGCCAACCCGCCGGATCCCGGCACGCCGGGCCCGACCGGGCCGGCCGATCCGCTCTGGCAGGCCGGCATCCCCCGGGACCGGGGTGCCGACTGGGACTTCGAGGGGGTGCGCGACCATTACGTCGCCGCGCTCTACGGCGTCGATCCGGCCGCGCTGCGCGCCGACGACCCGGACCGCTACCTCGATCTCGGCCGCGCCGCGGTGGCCGAGGTCATGGAGGCGACCTTCGCGGAGTGGCGCCGCCCGCGCTCGCCGACGGCCGGCGGCCTCGTCCTGATGCTGCGCGACCTCGCGCCGGGCGCCGGCTGGGGCGTGATCGACTGGACGCAGCGGCCGAAATTCGCCTGGTACGCGCTGAAGCGCGCCTTCCGCCCGGTCCAGGTCCTCCTCGCCGACGAGGGCCTCGACGGCCTGCACGTCCACGTCCTCAACGAGACGGCCGCGGCGCGGGCGCTGACCCTGACGCTGACCTTCTGCGATGTCGCGGGCCGCGTCGCGGCGCGCGCCGAGCGCGACCTTCTGGTCGGCTCGCGGGCGGCGCTCACGCTCACCTCTGCCGCCCTGCTCGGCCGCTTCTTCGACGCCACCGACAGCTACCGTTTCGGACCGCGCATCCACGATCTCGCGCACGCACGGCTGAGCGACGCCGACGGGCGCGCGATCGCCGAGAGCTT from Methylobacterium radiotolerans JCM 2831 includes the following:
- a CDS encoding glycosyl hydrolase 2 galactose-binding domain-containing protein, which gives rise to MARIRSLDDRAPEVQLGPWRLAVTPPGACAGPGDLDGVTDWIAAEVPGTAASALRAAGRWSEATPEPIHDRDVWYRTRITGSGPARLRFAGLATIAEVWLDGVPLLCARSMFEEHAVDAVLGDVSDLVLCFRALGSELDRPAKRGRWRPRMITPGSLRHVRTSVLGFMPGWCPGIDLVGPYRPLTVEPVRPRASAADVRSTLDGDVGRLAVRLRVDGPVGPVILRCGGEEIPLAAVEPGLFAGELALPGIAPWWPHTHGAPNLHPVEIRVDGARIDLGRVGFRTLSLARPFEEGLALAVNGVPVFCRGAVWTPPDLVGLGSDGTETLLRLAREAGMNMLRVPGTTLYPAPDFYDLCDELGILVWQDLMLANFDYPHDDPAFAAALDRELSAFLDRTQTAPSLCVVCGGSEVWQQAAMLGAPRVVWADTFCAETLPQRVAERRPDLVVAPNSPSGGDLPFSPRAGCTHYFGVGAYRRPLEDARRAEVGFASECLAFANPPDPGTPGPTGPADPLWQAGIPRDRGADWDFEGVRDHYVAALYGVDPAALRADDPDRYLDLGRAAVAEVMEATFAEWRRPRSPTAGGLVLMLRDLAPGAGWGVIDWTQRPKFAWYALKRAFRPVQVLLADEGLDGLHVHVLNETAAARALTLTLTFCDVAGRVAARAERDLLVGSRAALTLTSAALLGRFFDATDSYRFGPRIHDLAHARLSDADGRAIAESFYFPGARPVDQSAVGLRAEPVATGAGPGLRISTERFALGVQVLAPGARPDDSGFHLAPGSSRIIRFAEAARLPRGCVRAINSGEIVDFGHDR